In Dromiciops gliroides isolate mDroGli1 chromosome 4, mDroGli1.pri, whole genome shotgun sequence, one DNA window encodes the following:
- the ST6GAL1 gene encoding beta-galactoside alpha-2,6-sialyltransferase 1 isoform X1, with the protein MNEEFFFHLATVQDSLCDIGVIPYPVPRDTVCFSMVPINFLRKIMYGLLAFFLFLTICLWNESKKGYSVSQRLESKNFQLSKNLHFLTRRVSPKSMYATTMADSPRGSSIPNGAREKLQVERFNAKVWDADSSSKNLPPRLQKVRKNYLHMNKYNVTFKGKRQSKKLSVNALLCQLANRLKVTMIEQTDFPFNTSEWENSMPEKSIRDSFGQLGTCAVVSSAGSLKASYLGKEIDNHDAVMRFNGAPTRKFEADVGQKTTFRLVNSQLVTSSKHNFLQDSLYKEGILIVWDPSPYHSEIPEWYKKPDYNFFQNYKQYRKENPNQPFYILTPKMPWELWDILQENSPEDIQPNPPSSGMLGIVIMMSFCDKVDIYEFLPSKRKTDVCYYYQRFFDSACTMGAYHPLLFEKNMVKHLNQGTDEDIYLKGKVTVSGFRNIHC; encoded by the exons GAGTGATTCCTTACCCTGTGCCCAGGGACACTGTATGCTTCAGTATGGTCCCTATCAACTTCCTCAGAAAGATTATGTATGGGCTCTtggccttcttcctcttcctcaccatCTGTCTGTGGAATGAATCAAAGAAAGGGTACTCTGTTTCCCAGAGATTGGAATCGAAAAACTTCCAGCTGTCCAAGAACCTGCATTTTTTGACTAGGAGGGTGAGTCCGAAGTCCATGTACGCCACAACCATGGCCGACTCTCCAAGGGGAAGCAGCATTCCAAATGGCGCTAGAGAAAAACTGCAGGTTGAGAGGTTCAATGCCAAGGTCTGGGATGCGGACAGCTCCTCCAAGAACCTTCCTCCCCGACTGCAGAAGGTCAGGAAGAACTATTTGCACATGAACAAATATAATGTGACCTTTAAAGGGAAGCGTCAGTCCAAGAAGCTCAGCGTCAATGCCTTGCTTTGTCAGCTTGCGAATCGATTGAAAGTGACCATGATAGAGCAGACGGACTTCCCCTTCAACACCTCCGAATGGGAAAACTCTATGCCTGAGAAGAGTATCAGAGACAGCTTTGGGCAGCTGGGCACATGCGCTGTTGTCTCATCCGCGGGATCCCTGAAGGCTTCATACTTGGGCAAAGAAATAG ACAATCATGATGCCGTCATGAGGTTTAATGGGGCACCCACAAGAAAATTTGAGGCAGATGTAGGACAGAAGACAACCTTTCGCCTGGTCAACTCTCAG TTGGTAACTTCCAGCAAGCACAACTTTCTTCAGGACAGTTTATATAAAGAAGGAATCTTAATTGTGTGGGACCCCTCTCCATACCATTCGGAGATCCCAGAG tggTACAAGAAACCTGACTACAATTTCTTTCAAAACTACAAGCAATACCGTAAAGAGAACCCCAACCAGCCCTTTTACATTCTCACCCCCAAGATGCCATGGGAGCTTTGGGACATCCTCCAGGAGAATTCCCCAGAGGATATTCAACCAAATCCCCCATCCTCAGGGATGCTTG gcaTTGTGATCATGATGAGCTTCTGTGACAAGGTGGATATATATGAATTTTTGCCCTCAAAGCGCAAAACAGACGTTTGTTACTACTACCAGCGCTTCTTTGACAGCGCCTGCACTATGGGTGCCTACCATCCACTGCTCTTTGAGAAAAACATGGTGAAACACCTCAACCAAGGGACAGACGAGGATATTTACCTGAAAGGGAAGGTGACGGTGTCGGGATTCCGGAACATCCACTGCTAG
- the ST6GAL1 gene encoding beta-galactoside alpha-2,6-sialyltransferase 1 isoform X2, which yields MVPINFLRKIMYGLLAFFLFLTICLWNESKKGYSVSQRLESKNFQLSKNLHFLTRRVSPKSMYATTMADSPRGSSIPNGAREKLQVERFNAKVWDADSSSKNLPPRLQKVRKNYLHMNKYNVTFKGKRQSKKLSVNALLCQLANRLKVTMIEQTDFPFNTSEWENSMPEKSIRDSFGQLGTCAVVSSAGSLKASYLGKEIDNHDAVMRFNGAPTRKFEADVGQKTTFRLVNSQLVTSSKHNFLQDSLYKEGILIVWDPSPYHSEIPEWYKKPDYNFFQNYKQYRKENPNQPFYILTPKMPWELWDILQENSPEDIQPNPPSSGMLGIVIMMSFCDKVDIYEFLPSKRKTDVCYYYQRFFDSACTMGAYHPLLFEKNMVKHLNQGTDEDIYLKGKVTVSGFRNIHC from the exons ATGGTCCCTATCAACTTCCTCAGAAAGATTATGTATGGGCTCTtggccttcttcctcttcctcaccatCTGTCTGTGGAATGAATCAAAGAAAGGGTACTCTGTTTCCCAGAGATTGGAATCGAAAAACTTCCAGCTGTCCAAGAACCTGCATTTTTTGACTAGGAGGGTGAGTCCGAAGTCCATGTACGCCACAACCATGGCCGACTCTCCAAGGGGAAGCAGCATTCCAAATGGCGCTAGAGAAAAACTGCAGGTTGAGAGGTTCAATGCCAAGGTCTGGGATGCGGACAGCTCCTCCAAGAACCTTCCTCCCCGACTGCAGAAGGTCAGGAAGAACTATTTGCACATGAACAAATATAATGTGACCTTTAAAGGGAAGCGTCAGTCCAAGAAGCTCAGCGTCAATGCCTTGCTTTGTCAGCTTGCGAATCGATTGAAAGTGACCATGATAGAGCAGACGGACTTCCCCTTCAACACCTCCGAATGGGAAAACTCTATGCCTGAGAAGAGTATCAGAGACAGCTTTGGGCAGCTGGGCACATGCGCTGTTGTCTCATCCGCGGGATCCCTGAAGGCTTCATACTTGGGCAAAGAAATAG ACAATCATGATGCCGTCATGAGGTTTAATGGGGCACCCACAAGAAAATTTGAGGCAGATGTAGGACAGAAGACAACCTTTCGCCTGGTCAACTCTCAG TTGGTAACTTCCAGCAAGCACAACTTTCTTCAGGACAGTTTATATAAAGAAGGAATCTTAATTGTGTGGGACCCCTCTCCATACCATTCGGAGATCCCAGAG tggTACAAGAAACCTGACTACAATTTCTTTCAAAACTACAAGCAATACCGTAAAGAGAACCCCAACCAGCCCTTTTACATTCTCACCCCCAAGATGCCATGGGAGCTTTGGGACATCCTCCAGGAGAATTCCCCAGAGGATATTCAACCAAATCCCCCATCCTCAGGGATGCTTG gcaTTGTGATCATGATGAGCTTCTGTGACAAGGTGGATATATATGAATTTTTGCCCTCAAAGCGCAAAACAGACGTTTGTTACTACTACCAGCGCTTCTTTGACAGCGCCTGCACTATGGGTGCCTACCATCCACTGCTCTTTGAGAAAAACATGGTGAAACACCTCAACCAAGGGACAGACGAGGATATTTACCTGAAAGGGAAGGTGACGGTGTCGGGATTCCGGAACATCCACTGCTAG